Proteins from a genomic interval of Arthrobacter sp. CAN_C5:
- a CDS encoding helix-turn-helix transcriptional regulator has translation MHAFDVLGDPVRRRILELLLGEEWSAGDIARVIRTEFGISQPAVSQHLRVLREAGFARVRGDGTRRLYAVEAGPLQDVDQWLAPFRAFWTGRRDAIGTELAGAPPKLTGTPEAPAPPLRFRSTSGRG, from the coding sequence ATGCATGCGTTTGATGTCCTGGGGGACCCGGTCCGCCGCCGGATTCTGGAACTGCTCCTCGGCGAGGAGTGGTCTGCCGGCGATATTGCCCGGGTGATCCGAACAGAGTTCGGGATCTCGCAACCAGCCGTGTCCCAGCACCTCCGGGTGCTGAGGGAAGCAGGGTTTGCCCGGGTGCGGGGGGACGGCACCCGCCGCCTCTACGCGGTGGAGGCCGGCCCGCTCCAGGACGTCGACCAGTGGCTTGCGCCCTTCCGTGCGTTCTGGACCGGGCGGCGCGACGCCATCGGCACGGAATTGGCGGGCGCGCCGCCGAAGCTGACGGGTACTCCGGAAGCACCGGCCCCTCCCCTGCGCTTCCGGAGTACCAGCGGACGCGGGTAG
- a CDS encoding 2-hydroxy-3-oxopropionate reductase: protein MTHVAVIGLGIMGLPMALNLVAAGHTVTGYNRSQGRIDKLTAEGGRGASSIADAVADADVVITMVPDSPDVEEVVGGAGGVFANARQGALWIDASSIRPDVAARLADEARDAGLRPLDAPVSGGEQGAIDGALSIMVGGDAADFEAAQDVFAAVGKTIVHVGPSGSGQTVKAANQLIVAVNIGVLAEAITFLEAYGVDTASALKVLGGGLAGSKVLDQKGQKMFDRNFDPGFRLALHHKDLGIVTSAAREAGVATPLGAVSAQLVASLVATGDGDLDHSGLFKLINQLSGK, encoded by the coding sequence ATGACACACGTTGCAGTCATCGGACTCGGCATCATGGGGCTCCCGATGGCCCTTAACCTCGTCGCCGCCGGTCACACCGTCACCGGGTACAACCGCAGCCAGGGCCGGATCGACAAGCTCACCGCCGAGGGCGGGCGCGGTGCCTCCAGCATCGCCGACGCGGTGGCCGATGCCGACGTCGTCATCACCATGGTGCCGGATTCCCCCGACGTTGAAGAGGTCGTCGGTGGTGCTGGCGGCGTGTTTGCGAACGCCCGGCAGGGAGCCCTGTGGATCGACGCCAGCAGCATCCGGCCCGACGTCGCCGCCCGCCTCGCCGACGAGGCCAGGGATGCCGGACTGCGCCCTCTCGACGCGCCCGTCTCCGGAGGCGAGCAGGGCGCCATTGACGGAGCCCTGTCGATCATGGTCGGCGGCGACGCGGCCGACTTCGAGGCCGCCCAGGACGTCTTCGCCGCCGTCGGGAAAACCATCGTGCACGTGGGTCCGTCCGGGTCCGGGCAGACCGTCAAGGCTGCCAACCAGCTGATCGTCGCAGTGAACATCGGCGTCCTCGCCGAAGCCATCACCTTCCTTGAGGCGTACGGCGTGGACACTGCGTCCGCCCTGAAAGTGCTCGGCGGCGGACTGGCGGGCTCCAAAGTGCTGGACCAGAAGGGCCAGAAGATGTTCGACCGCAACTTCGACCCCGGGTTCCGGCTCGCACTGCACCACAAAGACCTCGGCATTGTCACCTCAGCAGCCCGCGAAGCCGGCGTCGCCACCCCACTTGGTGCCGTATCCGCGCAACTGGTTGCCTCGCTCGTCGCTACTGGTGACGGCGATCTGGACCACTCCGGCCTGTTCAAGCTGATCAATCAGCTGTCCGGCAAATAA
- a CDS encoding acyl-CoA desaturase, with amino-acid sequence MTIATSGRSVRVSKPNDIVASYSILLKQVRKEGLLNRRRRFYVAVFAALALTMGAAWTGFALLGDTWFQLLIAGVLGIVFTQIAFLAHEASHRQIFKTRGANDWSGRILAAGVVGISYQWWMNKHTRHHNDPNMVGKDPDIEIDTISFIEEDAAKAKGLHAWITRRQGYLFFPLLTFEGINLHAKSIGTLFRPGAVQGRWIELALLAMRFGAYLGILFWFLPVGMAFAFIGVQMAVFGVYMGASFAPNHKGMPIIPKNSKLDFFQKQVLTSRNIRGGNFVNNAFGGLNFQIEHHLFPDMPRPHLRKAALIVREHCERLKVPYTEVGVAASYGAVVSYLNRVGLAARDPFDCPMVNKYRHQ; translated from the coding sequence TTGACTATCGCAACCTCCGGTCGCAGCGTGCGCGTTTCCAAGCCGAACGACATCGTCGCCTCCTACTCCATCCTGCTCAAGCAGGTGCGCAAAGAAGGGTTGCTGAACCGGCGGCGTCGTTTCTACGTCGCGGTCTTCGCCGCTCTTGCCCTGACCATGGGTGCGGCCTGGACCGGGTTTGCCCTGCTGGGTGACACCTGGTTCCAGCTGCTGATCGCTGGCGTGCTGGGCATCGTCTTCACGCAGATCGCCTTCCTGGCCCATGAGGCCTCGCACCGGCAGATCTTCAAGACCCGCGGTGCCAATGACTGGTCCGGTCGAATCCTCGCCGCTGGCGTCGTGGGCATCAGCTATCAGTGGTGGATGAACAAGCACACCCGCCACCACAACGACCCCAACATGGTGGGCAAAGACCCCGACATCGAGATCGATACCATCTCTTTCATCGAGGAAGACGCGGCGAAAGCCAAAGGACTCCATGCCTGGATTACCCGACGCCAGGGGTACCTGTTCTTCCCGCTCCTCACTTTCGAGGGGATCAACCTGCACGCCAAGTCCATCGGAACCCTTTTCCGGCCCGGCGCGGTGCAGGGCCGCTGGATCGAGCTTGCCCTGCTGGCCATGCGCTTCGGTGCCTACCTCGGCATCCTGTTCTGGTTCCTTCCCGTGGGCATGGCCTTCGCCTTTATTGGGGTCCAGATGGCCGTGTTCGGTGTCTACATGGGCGCGTCCTTCGCCCCCAACCACAAGGGCATGCCGATCATCCCGAAGAACAGCAAGCTCGACTTCTTCCAGAAACAGGTTCTTACCTCGCGGAATATCCGGGGCGGCAACTTCGTGAACAACGCCTTCGGTGGACTCAACTTCCAGATCGAGCACCACCTGTTCCCGGACATGCCCCGCCCGCACCTGCGCAAGGCGGCCCTGATTGTCCGCGAGCACTGCGAACGCCTGAAGGTGCCCTACACCGAGGTGGGCGTCGCCGCCTCCTACGGAGCCGTGGTGTCCTACCTGAACCGGGTGGGCCTGGCCGCGCGTGACCCCTTCGACTGCCCCATGGTCAACAAATACCGGCACCAGTAG
- a CDS encoding GTP-binding protein: MHLILITSLDALSRDSVTARVANLYPGTPVISHDLLDEGVVTRRVHRDNELVEWESTLLEHGCLSCTVRLDLAPALLRLKEASVPLAIVGLPPGTTAENAIDGLHAVSPQAFRIDIVAVAVRAEDVEDQLWDHHTLFASGYTAVPEDSRTPGEFLVGELLFADTVLTTTSELLGVNEELSLRGCQLIGEVAPHARVLTAGEMVAEDFGVHDDAASRARSLPGGVFAPSASFAPFSTFQLRIDRPLHPDRFRTALGTISEGCCFVRGSVWIAGVLNTRIAVHGVGPRISLGNGGAWSLDTHGELCRGTHLALTGDDIDAGVIVQTLSDCALTDEELEDGTDLPHIRTGNQAVPGQER, translated from the coding sequence ATGCATCTCATCCTGATTACTTCTCTCGATGCCCTCAGCCGCGATAGCGTGACGGCGAGGGTCGCAAATCTTTATCCGGGGACACCGGTAATTAGCCATGACCTGCTGGACGAGGGAGTGGTGACCCGCCGCGTCCATCGGGACAACGAGCTCGTGGAATGGGAATCGACTCTCCTCGAGCATGGGTGCCTCAGCTGCACTGTGAGGCTTGACCTCGCGCCGGCCCTCCTTCGGTTGAAGGAGGCTTCAGTCCCACTGGCCATTGTCGGATTGCCGCCAGGGACCACTGCCGAGAACGCGATCGATGGGCTGCATGCGGTGAGCCCCCAAGCGTTCCGTATTGATATTGTCGCCGTTGCGGTGCGGGCAGAAGATGTCGAAGACCAACTCTGGGACCATCACACCCTGTTCGCTTCTGGCTACACGGCTGTTCCTGAAGACTCGCGAACCCCCGGCGAATTCCTGGTGGGGGAGCTTCTGTTTGCAGATACGGTGCTGACGACCACCAGCGAATTGCTGGGGGTAAACGAAGAGCTTTCGTTGCGCGGCTGCCAACTCATCGGCGAAGTGGCGCCCCACGCCCGGGTATTGACTGCCGGTGAAATGGTCGCCGAAGACTTTGGCGTGCATGACGATGCCGCGTCCCGTGCGCGGAGTCTTCCCGGTGGAGTCTTTGCGCCGTCGGCATCCTTCGCGCCGTTTAGTACCTTTCAGCTGCGAATCGATCGACCCTTGCACCCAGATCGGTTCCGCACCGCGCTGGGCACCATATCCGAGGGCTGCTGTTTCGTCAGGGGCAGCGTCTGGATCGCCGGCGTACTGAACACCCGCATTGCGGTCCACGGAGTTGGCCCCCGCATCTCGCTCGGCAACGGTGGCGCATGGAGCCTGGATACCCATGGTGAATTGTGCCGGGGCACGCACCTTGCGCTCACCGGCGACGATATCGATGCAGGGGTCATTGTCCAGACACTCAGCGACTGCGCCCTCACCGATGAGGAACTGGAAGACGGGACGGATCTACCCCACATCAGAACTGGCAACCAGGCAGTACCTGGCCAAGAACGCTAA
- a CDS encoding type IV toxin-antitoxin system AbiEi family antitoxin domain-containing protein, whose translation MTRLDWLERQELWLTPELLNRGLTTATIAALARQGELVRLRRGCYQSSERWKTLTTNGQQVLRVVAHRAVGGSLGNETPVYSHTSAARLHGLYLLNPDLLIHITQSSSVSPTSHARDVRKHQGWLTAPEVTQRRGLLVTSLERTVVDCSRILQYRQGLVTAEHALRLGASREGMKRVTESLVNHKGIRNARRVIANASHLSESPGETLTLDTMRSQQIPMPEQQVWVSSRLGDYRLDFAWRELRAAMEFDGRIKYFDYQPTSQVLFEERRREKALVELGWTILRIEWSDLFREAELKARILTHLRRAEARRAA comes from the coding sequence CCCTAGCCCGGCAGGGGGAGCTGGTCCGGCTCCGGCGCGGCTGTTACCAGTCCAGTGAACGGTGGAAGACGTTGACGACGAACGGCCAGCAAGTGCTTCGGGTGGTTGCGCATCGCGCGGTCGGGGGGTCCCTGGGCAATGAAACTCCGGTCTATAGCCATACTTCGGCAGCTCGTCTGCACGGGTTGTACCTGTTGAACCCTGATCTCCTGATCCACATCACCCAGTCGTCGAGTGTTTCGCCGACGAGCCATGCCCGGGATGTGCGCAAACATCAGGGGTGGTTGACGGCCCCGGAGGTGACCCAGAGGCGCGGCCTGCTCGTCACCTCATTGGAGCGTACGGTGGTGGACTGCTCACGGATCCTCCAGTATCGGCAGGGACTTGTCACAGCTGAACACGCCCTCAGATTGGGGGCCAGCAGGGAGGGAATGAAACGCGTCACTGAGAGTCTCGTCAATCACAAAGGCATCCGGAACGCACGGCGGGTGATAGCGAATGCGAGCCATTTGTCGGAATCTCCCGGCGAAACGCTCACCCTGGATACCATGCGATCCCAGCAGATTCCGATGCCCGAACAGCAGGTATGGGTCTCCAGCAGGCTGGGTGACTACAGACTGGACTTCGCCTGGCGAGAGCTACGGGCAGCCATGGAGTTTGATGGTCGCATCAAGTACTTCGACTATCAGCCCACTTCCCAGGTCCTCTTTGAGGAGCGCCGACGCGAGAAGGCACTGGTCGAGCTCGGATGGACCATCCTGCGGATCGAATGGTCTGACCTGTTCAGGGAAGCGGAACTCAAGGCACGGATCCTCACTCACCTTCGGAGAGCTGAAGCGCGTCGAGCAGCCTAG
- a CDS encoding CoA ester lyase, protein MASLRNSRAAALPAKLSRSWLLASAASESNFAPALTSEADSVVFDMEDAVPADGKQEARERVVEALSTGMTAWVRVNGIETDFWADDLAALSKAPGLRGVMLAMTEKPEQVTHTAMRLQAGTPVLALIESALGIENATAIASAPGTFRLAFGVGDFRRDTGASDEPMALAYARAKLVVASRVGQLPGPIDGPTVGALGDTLLEACKVTASMGMTGKLCLLPDATDTINKGLSPSESEIMWAYELLSAHAAGAVVGDGSYLPRLARAQKISSLADSYGLWNA, encoded by the coding sequence ATGGCTTCCTTAAGAAACAGCCGCGCTGCTGCGCTTCCTGCCAAGCTTTCCCGCTCCTGGCTGCTTGCATCAGCGGCGTCCGAGTCCAACTTCGCGCCCGCTTTGACCTCGGAGGCCGACTCGGTGGTCTTCGATATGGAGGATGCCGTCCCGGCCGACGGCAAGCAGGAGGCGCGCGAGCGGGTGGTCGAAGCGCTCTCGACCGGCATGACCGCCTGGGTCCGCGTCAACGGCATTGAAACCGACTTTTGGGCCGATGACCTGGCGGCGCTGTCGAAGGCGCCAGGGCTCCGCGGAGTGATGCTGGCCATGACCGAGAAGCCCGAACAAGTCACCCACACCGCCATGCGACTGCAGGCGGGCACCCCGGTGCTCGCGCTGATTGAGTCTGCGCTGGGCATCGAGAACGCCACGGCGATTGCCAGCGCTCCGGGCACCTTCCGGCTGGCGTTCGGGGTCGGCGATTTCCGTCGGGACACCGGCGCCTCCGACGAGCCGATGGCGCTCGCCTATGCGAGGGCGAAGCTGGTGGTCGCATCACGGGTGGGTCAACTGCCGGGCCCAATCGATGGACCCACCGTCGGCGCCCTCGGCGATACCCTGCTTGAGGCCTGCAAGGTCACGGCGTCCATGGGGATGACCGGGAAGCTGTGCCTCCTGCCGGACGCTACCGACACGATCAACAAGGGCCTCTCACCCAGCGAGTCCGAGATCATGTGGGCCTACGAGCTCCTGAGCGCTCATGCCGCCGGTGCGGTGGTGGGAGACGGATCGTACCTGCCGAGGCTGGCCCGTGCGCAGAAAATTTCCTCCCTGGCCGACTCGTACGGGTTGTGGAACGCCTAG
- a CDS encoding SDR family oxidoreductase — protein MTDKTLTTDQYTFQDPVTRFPSISAPKQDQPEPGLDRDLEPQTDRGEKSYRGTGRLQGRKALITGADSGIGAAVAIAFAREGADVALSYLPEEEPDAIEIARIIEEAGQKAVKLPGDLTDAAFCRSLVNDAAEQLGGLDILVNNAGKQIAVESLEDLTDEQLDETFKTNIYSFFWITREALKHLKPGSSIVNSTSIQAYSPSSTLLDYASTKAAINNFTKGLAEQLAPKGIRVNAVAPGPIWTPLQVSDGQPKDKLPEFGKDTPLGRAGQPTELAPAYVFLASSESSYVVGETLNVNGGKPSP, from the coding sequence ATGACAGACAAGACGTTGACCACAGACCAGTACACCTTCCAGGATCCGGTAACACGGTTCCCTAGCATCTCGGCGCCTAAACAGGATCAACCCGAGCCTGGGCTGGATCGGGACCTGGAACCACAGACCGATCGCGGCGAGAAGTCGTACCGCGGCACCGGCCGACTCCAGGGCCGGAAGGCTTTGATCACCGGAGCGGACTCCGGCATTGGCGCAGCAGTTGCGATTGCCTTTGCCCGTGAAGGCGCCGACGTGGCACTGTCGTATCTCCCCGAGGAGGAGCCGGACGCAATCGAGATTGCCCGCATCATCGAGGAGGCTGGCCAGAAGGCCGTCAAGCTTCCGGGCGACCTGACCGACGCAGCATTCTGCCGGTCACTCGTGAACGATGCGGCCGAGCAGTTGGGTGGTCTGGACATCCTGGTGAACAATGCCGGGAAGCAGATCGCCGTCGAGAGCCTCGAGGACCTCACCGATGAGCAGTTGGATGAGACCTTCAAGACCAACATCTACTCGTTCTTCTGGATCACCCGCGAGGCGCTGAAGCACCTGAAGCCCGGGTCAAGCATCGTGAACTCCACCTCGATCCAGGCCTACAGTCCATCTTCGACGTTGCTGGACTACGCGAGCACCAAGGCGGCCATCAACAACTTCACCAAGGGCCTGGCCGAACAGCTGGCACCCAAGGGCATCCGGGTGAACGCGGTCGCGCCGGGTCCCATCTGGACGCCACTGCAGGTTTCGGATGGACAGCCGAAGGACAAGCTGCCCGAGTTCGGCAAGGACACCCCATTGGGTCGCGCCGGACAGCCCACCGAGCTTGCCCCGGCGTACGTCTTCCTGGCGTCGTCGGAGTCCAGCTACGTAGTCGGCGAGACGCTTAACGTCAACGGCGGTAAGCCTTCGCCGTAA
- a CDS encoding glycerate kinase: MRIVIAPDKFKGSLSAPEVAESVAAGIRAAAGPDANLTIDQVPAADGGEGTLDAAVAAGFTLHLTVVTGPTGEPLQAPIAIRGQQAVIEMALASGLAVLPGGSLDARGATSRGTGELIRFALDRGCTDIVLGVGGSANTDGGAGVLTGLGARLLNDDGVDLPHGGAALAGLSRIDLAGLDPRLEAAFITLASDVDNPLLGPTGAAAVFGPQKGAAPADVEELDAALARFVSVLADAAGPRAAHMVTAPGAGAAGGVGYAALAVLNARRRPGIDVVLELTGLAAKLRDADLVITGEGSLDEQSLGGKTPMGVANAAAAAKVRAVAVCGRTVLTPEQLTTAGFERTFALTDLEPDVERCIANAATLLEQVGRDIARHVGLTAH, from the coding sequence ATGCGCATCGTGATAGCACCGGACAAGTTCAAGGGCTCGCTGTCCGCCCCCGAGGTCGCCGAATCAGTGGCCGCCGGGATACGTGCGGCAGCCGGGCCGGACGCCAACCTCACCATCGACCAGGTGCCGGCGGCCGACGGCGGAGAGGGCACCCTGGACGCCGCGGTGGCCGCTGGATTTACCCTCCACCTCACCGTCGTCACCGGACCGACCGGGGAACCGCTCCAGGCGCCGATCGCGATCCGAGGCCAGCAGGCCGTGATCGAGATGGCTCTCGCCTCCGGCCTCGCCGTGTTGCCGGGGGGCAGCCTTGACGCACGCGGCGCCACCAGCCGCGGAACCGGCGAGCTGATCAGATTCGCCCTCGACCGCGGCTGCACGGACATCGTGCTCGGGGTGGGGGGCAGCGCCAACACGGACGGCGGTGCAGGTGTCCTGACCGGATTGGGGGCCAGGCTGCTGAACGACGACGGCGTCGACCTTCCGCACGGCGGCGCGGCGCTCGCCGGGCTCAGCCGAATCGACCTGGCCGGCCTTGACCCCCGGCTGGAGGCCGCGTTCATCACCCTGGCGTCCGACGTCGACAATCCGCTGCTCGGCCCCACAGGGGCCGCCGCAGTGTTCGGGCCACAGAAGGGCGCGGCCCCAGCGGATGTCGAGGAACTCGACGCGGCACTGGCCCGGTTCGTGAGTGTCCTCGCGGACGCGGCGGGTCCGAGGGCCGCCCACATGGTGACAGCACCCGGCGCGGGCGCGGCCGGTGGCGTCGGCTATGCGGCGCTCGCCGTCCTGAACGCTCGGCGCCGGCCGGGAATCGACGTCGTGCTGGAGCTCACCGGACTGGCCGCGAAACTGCGTGACGCCGACCTGGTGATTACCGGCGAGGGCAGCCTCGACGAACAGAGCCTGGGTGGCAAGACTCCGATGGGAGTGGCGAACGCCGCTGCTGCAGCAAAGGTCCGGGCGGTGGCCGTCTGCGGCCGTACGGTCCTGACCCCCGAGCAGCTGACGACGGCGGGCTTCGAGCGCACGTTCGCCCTCACAGACCTGGAGCCCGACGTCGAGCGGTGCATCGCCAATGCGGCGACCCTGCTGGAGCAGGTTGGCCGGGACATCGCCCGCCATGTGGGGTTGACCGCCCACTAG
- a CDS encoding hydroxypyruvate isomerase family protein, which produces MTYTVNCSILLTELPLLERPVAAKAAGFDAVEFWWPFPTSTPSAAEIEEFEHAITSAGVQLTGLNFNAGDMPGGDRGLVSWPERSEDFRENLPVVVGIGERLGCTAFNALYGNRVEGVSTEEQDALAVDNLVLAAEAVAAIGGIVLLEPISGADRYPLKTAQDALDVIARVHARGTTNIKLLADFYHLSVNGDDVGAVIDAHAQDFGHIQIADAPGRGAPGSGNLPLTDWIDRSRTRGYQGLIGLEYKTPADQAFSWLATTVSSRGSAQ; this is translated from the coding sequence ATGACCTACACAGTGAACTGTTCAATCCTGCTCACTGAGCTGCCGCTGCTGGAGCGCCCGGTGGCGGCGAAAGCGGCCGGGTTCGACGCGGTCGAGTTCTGGTGGCCCTTCCCCACGTCCACCCCGTCGGCAGCTGAGATCGAGGAGTTCGAGCACGCCATCACCAGTGCGGGCGTCCAGCTGACCGGACTAAATTTCAACGCTGGGGACATGCCCGGCGGGGACCGCGGCCTGGTGTCCTGGCCCGAACGCAGCGAGGACTTTCGGGAGAACCTGCCTGTGGTGGTCGGGATTGGAGAGCGTCTGGGGTGCACGGCGTTCAACGCCCTGTACGGCAACCGTGTGGAAGGGGTCAGTACGGAGGAGCAGGACGCGCTCGCCGTCGACAACCTGGTGCTCGCCGCGGAGGCGGTCGCCGCGATCGGCGGAATCGTGCTCCTGGAACCGATCAGCGGTGCCGACCGCTACCCGCTCAAGACCGCCCAGGACGCCCTCGACGTGATCGCCCGGGTGCACGCCCGCGGCACCACCAACATCAAGCTCCTCGCCGATTTCTACCACCTGTCAGTGAACGGCGACGACGTCGGCGCCGTCATCGACGCCCATGCCCAGGACTTCGGGCACATCCAGATCGCCGATGCGCCCGGTCGTGGTGCCCCTGGTAGCGGCAACCTCCCGCTGACGGACTGGATCGACCGCAGCCGCACCCGGGGGTACCAGGGCCTTATAGGCCTCGAATACAAGACACCCGCCGACCAGGCATTTTCCTGGCTCGCCACCACCGTCAGCAGTAGGGGATCAGCACAATGA
- a CDS encoding flavin reductase: protein MNNLVAVTGSTGALGGSTARLLSPAGLPLRLLVRDLSRAPALPMATAVQSSYAERSAAVAALEGVHTLFMVSAGEAEDRVDQHLTFVDAAREAGVRHVVYTSFFGAAPDATFTLGRDHWATEEHLRNSGMAYTFLRNNLYLDVLQHFADDAGVIRGPAGTGRLAAVARDDVAQVAAVILRAPTRRSLKAGWPGPRRRCRISPDGQPGISPAFSMRAARLRHMRKDFSRDSTSARDFYRLLTSTVVPRPIAWVSSRSAAGDDNLAPHSFFTIASVNPPVVQFTSVGRKDTLRNIEETGEFVVNLAPEPLFEQINATGTNFDRDVSEFDAAGLTREPSLTIATPRVLESPVALECKLHQVLPIGDCFVVFGEVTHAAVSTEVLEGTHPLMDRLKPLSRLGRDEWGTTGAIQTIKRIPVEEWPGHFGGSTGPA, encoded by the coding sequence ATGAACAACCTTGTCGCGGTAACTGGATCGACGGGGGCCCTGGGCGGCTCCACGGCACGTCTACTCTCGCCGGCCGGGCTGCCACTTCGCCTGCTGGTCAGGGACCTGAGCCGCGCGCCGGCCCTGCCGATGGCGACCGCCGTTCAAAGCAGCTATGCCGAGCGGTCGGCAGCCGTCGCGGCCCTCGAGGGGGTGCACACGCTCTTTATGGTGTCAGCGGGTGAAGCCGAGGACCGCGTCGACCAGCACCTCACGTTCGTCGACGCAGCCCGGGAGGCGGGCGTCCGCCACGTCGTGTACACCTCATTCTTCGGCGCGGCCCCTGACGCCACATTCACCCTGGGACGCGACCACTGGGCCACCGAAGAGCATCTTCGCAACTCCGGGATGGCGTACACCTTCCTCCGCAACAACCTCTACCTCGATGTGCTGCAGCACTTTGCCGACGACGCAGGAGTGATCCGCGGCCCGGCGGGCACCGGCCGGCTGGCAGCGGTGGCCAGGGACGACGTCGCCCAGGTGGCCGCGGTGATTCTCAGGGCACCTACACGGCGATCGCTGAAGGCGGGCTGGCCCGGACCACGACGACGGTGCAGGATCTCACCGGACGGCCAGCCCGGGATCTCGCCAGCGTTCTCCATGAGGGCCGCTAGGCTCAGGCATATGCGCAAAGACTTCAGCAGGGACTCCACCTCAGCACGGGACTTTTACCGCCTCCTGACCTCGACGGTGGTGCCGCGGCCGATCGCCTGGGTGTCCTCCCGGTCGGCGGCCGGCGACGACAACCTCGCCCCGCATTCGTTCTTCACCATCGCGTCAGTGAACCCGCCGGTCGTTCAGTTCACCTCGGTGGGCCGCAAGGACACGCTGCGCAACATCGAGGAGACCGGCGAATTTGTGGTGAACCTGGCCCCCGAGCCACTGTTCGAGCAGATCAATGCGACCGGCACAAACTTCGACCGCGACGTCAGCGAGTTCGACGCCGCAGGCCTCACCCGCGAGCCGAGCCTCACCATTGCCACCCCACGGGTCCTGGAGTCGCCGGTCGCCCTGGAGTGCAAACTCCACCAGGTCCTGCCCATCGGGGATTGCTTCGTGGTCTTCGGCGAGGTCACCCACGCGGCTGTCTCGACCGAGGTGCTCGAGGGCACCCATCCGCTGATGGACCGCCTCAAACCACTGTCACGGCTGGGCAGGGACGAGTGGGGTACCACGGGGGCGATCCAGACGATCAAACGGATCCCGGTCGAAGAATGGCCGGGGCACTTCGGCGGCTCAACGGGTCCCGCGTAA
- the ykgO gene encoding type B 50S ribosomal protein L36 — protein MKVRNSLRALKKVPGAQIVRRRGKTFVINKKNPRMKARQG, from the coding sequence ATGAAAGTTCGCAACTCCCTTCGGGCCCTGAAAAAAGTACCAGGAGCACAGATTGTCAGGCGACGCGGTAAGACCTTTGTCATCAATAAGAAGAACCCTCGGATGAAAGCCCGTCAGGGCTAG
- a CDS encoding tartrate dehydrogenase has product MTLPNYHIAVIAGDGIGTEVMPPAQRLLEAAGARYGFSFEWEELEWGCEYYARTGAMMPETGLAQLAECDQILLGAVGYPGVPDHVSLWGLLIPIRRAFQQYINLRPIKLLPGIESPLRKVPAGGIDFLVVRENNEGEYSESGGRLYRGSPQEIAIQESVFSRFGVERAMRYAIGLAEQREGKLASATKSNGIIHTMPFWDEIFRELGAEHPHLEISEYHIDALAALFVLDPARFDVVVASNLFGDILTDLGAAIIGSIGIAPSANLNPEKEFPSMFEPVHGSAPDITGQGKANPLGQVWAASMMLDHLGHQDAGEAIMTAMGHVLEETEVRTPDLGGSASTEEVSEALINAFNAASPA; this is encoded by the coding sequence ATGACTCTCCCGAACTATCACATCGCAGTCATCGCTGGTGACGGTATCGGCACTGAAGTTATGCCCCCGGCCCAGCGATTGCTGGAGGCCGCCGGAGCGCGGTACGGGTTCTCCTTCGAGTGGGAGGAACTTGAGTGGGGCTGCGAGTACTATGCGCGCACGGGCGCCATGATGCCGGAGACGGGCCTGGCCCAACTGGCCGAGTGCGACCAGATCCTCCTGGGCGCCGTCGGCTATCCCGGTGTGCCCGACCACGTCTCGCTGTGGGGGCTGCTGATACCCATCCGCCGCGCGTTCCAGCAGTACATCAACCTACGGCCGATCAAGCTGCTTCCCGGGATCGAGAGCCCACTGCGCAAGGTGCCCGCCGGGGGCATCGACTTCCTGGTGGTGCGGGAGAACAACGAGGGCGAGTACTCCGAGAGCGGTGGGCGCCTGTACCGCGGAAGCCCCCAGGAAATCGCCATTCAGGAATCAGTGTTCTCCCGGTTCGGGGTGGAGCGTGCCATGCGTTACGCCATCGGTCTGGCGGAACAGCGCGAGGGTAAGCTCGCCTCGGCCACCAAGTCCAACGGGATCATCCACACCATGCCGTTCTGGGACGAGATCTTCCGGGAACTCGGCGCCGAGCATCCCCACCTGGAGATTTCCGAGTACCACATCGACGCGCTGGCCGCCCTGTTCGTGCTGGACCCAGCGCGGTTCGACGTCGTCGTCGCCTCGAATCTGTTCGGTGACATCCTCACGGACCTTGGCGCGGCCATTATCGGAAGCATCGGCATCGCGCCGTCCGCCAACCTGAACCCGGAAAAGGAGTTCCCCTCCATGTTCGAGCCGGTGCACGGCTCCGCGCCGGACATTACCGGCCAGGGCAAGGCGAATCCACTTGGCCAGGTCTGGGCGGCATCAATGATGCTCGATCACCTGGGCCACCAGGATGCGGGCGAGGCAATCATGACGGCGATGGGACACGTCCTCGAAGAGACCGAGGTGCGCACCCCGGACCTGGGCGGATCGGCCAGCACCGAAGAGGTGTCCGAGGCGCTCATCAACGCGTTTAACGCCGCTTCACCGGCCTGA